The following are encoded together in the Helicobacter pylori genome:
- the hemA gene encoding glutamyl-tRNA reductase, which produces MELETHLSKYFTLAFTHKSMSLEMREKLAINSSATLKEFLQTIKNHCPNIKECMVLSTCNRFEIYASLKHGAHANEQKSALLKILAQNKKMSVSDLEKCALMSVDESAVHHVFSVCSSLDSLVVGETQITGQMKNAYKFAFEEKFCSKDLTRLLHFAFKCAAKVRNLTGISKQGVSISSVAVKEALNIFEKERIKDKKALVIGLGEMAQLVIKHLLNKQFEALILGRNAAKFEDFIKELEEPKKVSFQNIENLNAYINEYQLLFCATSSPHFIVQNCMLKETIFRRFWFDLAVPRNIEKPVLDNIFLYSVDDLEPMVKENVENRQESRTKAYEIVGLATMEFYQWIQSLEVEPLIKDLRELARISAQKELQKALKKRYVPKEYESNIEKILHNAFNTFLHHPTIALKKNAQKEESDVLVGAIKNLFNLDKSSANHAQNLNLYKCEYYEE; this is translated from the coding sequence ATGGAGTTAGAAACTCATTTGTCAAAATATTTCACCCTAGCCTTCACGCATAAAAGCATGAGCTTAGAAATGCGAGAAAAACTCGCTATCAATTCGAGCGCAACGCTTAAAGAATTTTTACAAACCATTAAAAACCATTGCCCTAACATCAAAGAGTGCATGGTGTTATCCACATGCAATCGCTTTGAAATTTATGCAAGTCTAAAGCACGGTGCTCACGCTAATGAACAAAAAAGCGCATTATTAAAAATTTTGGCTCAAAATAAAAAAATGAGCGTGTCTGATTTAGAAAAATGCGCTCTAATGAGCGTTGATGAAAGCGCAGTCCATCATGTCTTTAGCGTGTGCAGCAGTTTGGATAGCCTAGTAGTGGGGGAAACTCAAATCACAGGGCAGATGAAAAACGCCTATAAATTCGCTTTTGAAGAGAAATTTTGCTCCAAAGATTTAACCCGATTGCTCCATTTTGCTTTCAAATGCGCCGCTAAAGTGCGCAATTTAACCGGCATTTCCAAGCAAGGGGTCTCCATCTCTTCAGTGGCGGTCAAAGAAGCGCTTAATATTTTTGAAAAAGAAAGGATTAAGGATAAAAAAGCCCTTGTGATAGGGCTTGGCGAGATGGCTCAATTAGTCATCAAGCACCTTTTAAACAAGCAATTTGAAGCGCTTATCTTAGGGCGTAATGCGGCTAAATTTGAAGATTTTATCAAAGAATTAGAAGAACCTAAAAAAGTGAGCTTTCAAAATATAGAAAATTTAAACGCTTATATTAATGAATACCAACTGCTTTTTTGCGCCACTTCTTCGCCGCATTTTATCGTGCAAAATTGCATGTTAAAAGAAACGATTTTCAGGCGCTTTTGGTTTGATTTAGCCGTGCCACGGAATATTGAAAAGCCGGTATTGGATAATATTTTCTTATACAGCGTGGATGATTTAGAGCCTATGGTTAAAGAAAATGTGGAAAACAGGCAAGAGAGCAGAACGAAAGCTTATGAGATTGTAGGGCTTGCCACAATGGAGTTTTACCAATGGATCCAAAGCTTGGAAGTAGAGCCTTTGATTAAGGATTTAAGGGAATTAGCTAGGATTTCAGCCCAAAAGGAATTGCAAAAAGCGCTTAAAAAACGCTATGTGCCTAAAGAATACGAAAGCAACATTGAAAAGATCTTGCACAACGCTTTCAATACCTTTTTGCACCACCCTACCATCGCTTTAAAAAAGAACGCTCAAAAAGAAGAATCCGATGTGCTTGTGGGCGCGATTAAAAACCTGTTTAATTTAGACAAATCTAGCGCTAATCATGCCCAGAATTTGAATCTCTATAAATGCGAATATTACGAGGAATAA
- the proS gene encoding proline--tRNA ligase has translation MLFSKLFAPTLKEPPKDAVLKSHKHLAQAGYIYQVGSGIYNFLPLAKKVLDKIENITHKRMQEHGAQNILMSFVVLASLWEKSGRLDKYGKELLVFKDRKDNDFVLSPTLEENITEIAANFIKSYKQLPVHLYQIHTKFRDEIRPRFGLVRAREFIMKDGYSFHEDAESLDKEFLNTQSAYKEILSDLGLDFRIVEADSGAIGGSKSKEFVVLTECGEDTIVVCKNCDYAANIEIAKRSKRLEPLNVPKAQLAKFPTPNTTSAQSVAEFFKTEPYFVLKALVRKVIHKDKETLACFFVRGDDNLEEVKALNALNLLGANALELREASKEDLNNAGLIAGFIGPYGLKKHVSYIIFDEDLKEGDCLIVGANEKDFHAVGVDLKGFENLVYADIVQVKESDHCPNCQGELKYHKSLEVGHIFKLGQGYAKSLKASFLDKNGKERFFEMGCYGIGISRLLSAILEQKSDDLGCVWTKNTAPFDVVIVVSNWKDEVQKKLAFEVYERLYQKGVDALLDDREARFGAKMRDFELIGERLALIVGKQTLESKEFECIKRANLEKQTLKDTELEEKILEMLESE, from the coding sequence ATGCTATTTTCAAAACTCTTTGCCCCCACTCTCAAAGAACCCCCTAAAGATGCCGTGTTAAAAAGCCATAAACACTTAGCTCAAGCAGGATACATTTATCAAGTAGGTAGCGGGATTTATAATTTTTTGCCCTTAGCTAAAAAAGTGCTAGACAAAATAGAAAACATCACGCACAAACGCATGCAAGAGCATGGGGCGCAAAATATTTTAATGAGTTTTGTCGTTTTGGCGAGTTTGTGGGAAAAATCAGGCCGTTTGGATAAATACGGCAAGGAATTATTGGTTTTTAAAGACCGAAAGGACAATGATTTTGTTTTAAGCCCCACTTTAGAAGAAAATATCACCGAAATTGCCGCTAATTTCATTAAAAGCTACAAGCAATTACCCGTCCATCTCTATCAAATCCACACGAAATTCCGTGATGAAATCCGCCCACGATTCGGGTTAGTGAGAGCGAGGGAATTTATCATGAAAGATGGTTATAGCTTTCATGAAGACGCTGAGAGCTTGGATAAGGAATTTTTAAACACGCAAAGTGCTTATAAAGAGATTTTAAGCGATTTGGGTTTGGATTTTCGCATTGTGGAAGCGGATAGCGGGGCGATTGGAGGGAGTAAAAGTAAGGAATTTGTCGTTTTAACAGAATGCGGGGAAGACACGATCGTGGTGTGTAAAAATTGCGATTATGCCGCCAATATTGAAATCGCTAAACGCTCTAAAAGGCTTGAGCCTTTAAATGTCCCAAAAGCGCAATTAGCGAAATTCCCTACCCCTAATACCACCAGTGCGCAAAGCGTGGCAGAGTTTTTTAAAACAGAGCCTTATTTTGTTTTAAAAGCACTTGTTAGAAAAGTGATCCATAAAGATAAAGAAACCCTAGCGTGCTTTTTTGTTAGGGGCGATGACAATTTGGAGGAAGTTAAAGCCCTAAACGCCTTGAATCTTTTGGGAGCGAACGCTTTAGAATTAAGAGAGGCCAGTAAAGAAGATTTAAACAACGCGGGGTTAATAGCGGGCTTTATAGGGCCTTATGGCTTAAAAAAGCATGTTTCTTACATTATTTTTGATGAAGATTTAAAAGAGGGCGATTGCTTGATCGTTGGGGCTAATGAAAAGGATTTTCATGCGGTGGGCGTGGATTTAAAAGGGTTTGAAAATCTTGTTTATGCGGATATTGTCCAGGTTAAAGAGAGCGATCATTGCCCTAATTGTCAAGGAGAATTGAAATACCATAAGAGTTTGGAAGTGGGGCATATTTTCAAACTCGGGCAAGGCTATGCTAAAAGCTTGAAGGCTAGTTTCTTAGATAAGAATGGTAAGGAGCGATTTTTTGAAATGGGGTGCTATGGGATAGGTATTAGCCGATTGCTCAGTGCGATTTTAGAGCAAAAAAGCGATGATCTAGGCTGTGTATGGACAAAAAATACCGCCCCTTTTGATGTGGTGATCGTGGTTTCTAATTGGAAAGATGAAGTGCAAAAAAAACTCGCTTTTGAAGTGTATGAAAGGCTATATCAAAAGGGCGTTGATGCACTGTTAGATGACAGAGAGGCGCGTTTTGGGGCAAAGATGAGGGATTTTGAACTGATTGGGGAACGATTGGCGCTCATTGTTGGGAAGCAAACTTTAGAGAGTAAAGAGTTTGAGTGCATCAAACGCGCTAATTTAGAAAAACAAACGCTTAAAGACACAGAATTAGAAGAAAAAATTTTAGAAATGTTAGAAAGCGAATAA